A part of Amycolatopsis lurida genomic DNA contains:
- a CDS encoding acyl-CoA dehydrogenase family protein, which translates to MDFQFDETQTEVTALAARVLGKEREPADTWRALADAGLLALALPAELGGDGLGVAEVALVLTELGRVASPTPALASLAFGVLPVTALGGPDQRSALLPPVAAGEAVLTTALHEPSAPFTTRPATVAESAGDWRLSGVKIGVPFAAEATRILTPASLPGGTGVFLVDPRADGVTLTPTRTSSGTPDYTMTLDSVTVTEADLLNGHGPGESIATLHRFALAGAVAFGDGLLAGALALTTKHVGEREQFGRPLAAFQAVAQQIADVYVASRTVQLAARSAVWRLAAGLDAEAELDIAAYWLAEEAPAALAVCHHLHGGIGVDETYPLHRFSSAVKDLGRTLGGAAHRLAGLGELVAG; encoded by the coding sequence GTGGACTTCCAGTTCGACGAGACGCAGACCGAGGTCACCGCGCTGGCCGCGCGCGTCCTCGGCAAGGAGCGCGAGCCCGCGGACACGTGGCGCGCGCTCGCCGACGCAGGTCTGCTCGCCCTGGCGCTGCCCGCCGAACTCGGCGGTGACGGGCTCGGCGTCGCAGAAGTCGCCTTGGTGCTGACCGAACTCGGGCGCGTCGCCTCACCGACGCCCGCGCTGGCGTCTCTGGCCTTCGGAGTCCTGCCGGTCACCGCGCTCGGTGGCCCGGATCAGCGCTCGGCGCTGCTTCCGCCGGTCGCCGCGGGCGAAGCCGTGCTCACCACCGCGCTGCACGAGCCTTCCGCGCCGTTCACCACCCGGCCCGCGACCGTCGCGGAATCGGCGGGGGACTGGCGCCTGAGCGGCGTCAAGATCGGCGTGCCGTTCGCGGCGGAAGCGACGCGGATCCTGACGCCCGCCTCGTTGCCCGGCGGCACCGGCGTCTTCCTGGTCGATCCCCGCGCGGACGGCGTGACGCTGACGCCCACGAGAACCTCTTCCGGCACACCGGATTACACGATGACGCTCGATTCGGTGACCGTCACCGAAGCCGATCTCCTCAACGGGCACGGCCCCGGCGAGTCGATCGCGACGCTGCACCGATTCGCGCTCGCCGGCGCCGTGGCGTTCGGCGACGGGCTGCTCGCCGGCGCGCTCGCGCTGACCACCAAGCACGTCGGGGAACGCGAGCAGTTCGGGCGGCCGCTGGCGGCGTTCCAGGCGGTGGCGCAACAGATCGCGGACGTCTATGTCGCTTCGAGGACGGTTCAGCTGGCCGCGCGGTCGGCGGTCTGGCGGCTCGCGGCGGGGCTCGACGCCGAGGCGGAGCTCGACATCGCGGCGTACTGGCTGGCGGAGGAGGCGCCCGCGGCGCTGGCCGTCTGCCATCACCTGCACGGCGGGATCGGCGTGGACGAAACGTATCCGCTGCACCGGTTCTCGTCGGCGGTCAAGGATCTGGGACGAACGCTCGGCGGCGCCGCTCATCGGCTGGCCGGCCTGGGCGAACTGGTGGCGGGGTGA
- a CDS encoding SWIM zinc finger family protein has protein sequence MPGATGRKRRTFGNTWWGKAWVEALEERAKLDPNRLPRGRTYARKGTVSKLAVGEGEVTAWVQGSRAVPYRVTIHMRAFTGPQWESLLGMVGSRLGYVAALLDGELPGELAEDARAAGADLLPGPGDLRPKCSCPDSANPCKHVAAVYYLVADEVDADPFVLFLLRGRPREAVLAELRSRRASASTPGKRVRAPAAPGVDPKRAYTRRIAALPPRPAVPGTVGPPAVLDVDPPHRTGWSGEMFVELAADAAARAWELLVMGPEREAELSFEEDLARRAAASDPPVVAELAEAAGVAVRDLALWAQAWREAGRGGMAVVREAWRPGQAPLAQAKADLAESGLPGTPKTWRNRITQGDLQLRYGRDERWYRFVRDGEGWRVDGPASTRPTDVIYPP, from the coding sequence ATGCCCGGCGCGACAGGACGGAAACGGCGCACCTTCGGCAACACGTGGTGGGGCAAGGCGTGGGTCGAGGCCCTGGAGGAACGCGCCAAACTCGATCCGAACCGGCTGCCGCGCGGGCGGACGTACGCGCGCAAGGGCACGGTCAGCAAGCTCGCGGTCGGCGAGGGCGAGGTGACGGCCTGGGTACAGGGAAGCCGGGCGGTGCCGTACCGGGTGACCATCCACATGCGGGCGTTCACCGGACCACAGTGGGAGAGCCTGCTCGGGATGGTCGGCTCCCGGCTCGGATACGTCGCCGCCCTCCTCGACGGCGAGCTGCCCGGTGAGCTGGCCGAGGACGCCCGAGCCGCCGGCGCGGACCTGCTGCCGGGGCCCGGAGATCTGCGCCCGAAATGCTCCTGCCCCGACAGCGCGAACCCGTGCAAGCACGTGGCCGCGGTGTATTACCTGGTGGCGGACGAGGTCGACGCCGATCCATTCGTGCTGTTCCTGCTGCGCGGCAGGCCGAGGGAGGCCGTGCTCGCGGAACTGCGGTCCCGCCGGGCCTCCGCGAGCACGCCGGGTAAACGGGTGCGCGCCCCCGCCGCACCGGGGGTGGACCCGAAACGCGCGTACACCCGGCGGATCGCCGCGCTCCCGCCGCGGCCGGCCGTCCCGGGCACGGTCGGACCGCCCGCCGTCCTCGACGTCGACCCGCCGCACCGCACCGGCTGGAGCGGCGAAATGTTCGTCGAACTGGCCGCGGACGCCGCCGCGAGGGCTTGGGAGCTGCTGGTCATGGGTCCCGAGCGCGAGGCGGAGCTGTCGTTCGAGGAAGATCTCGCGCGTCGTGCGGCGGCGAGCGACCCGCCTGTGGTCGCCGAGCTCGCCGAGGCAGCCGGGGTCGCGGTGCGGGATCTGGCCCTGTGGGCCCAGGCCTGGCGTGAGGCGGGCCGGGGCGGGATGGCGGTGGTCCGGGAAGCCTGGCGTCCGGGGCAGGCGCCGCTCGCCCAGGCCAAGGCGGACCTCGCCGAATCGGGATTGCCGGGAACGCCGAAGACCTGGCGGAACCGGATCACCCAAGGCGACCTGCAACTGCGCTACGGCCGGGACGAACGGTGGTACCGCTTCGTGCGCGACGGCGAGGGCTGGCGGGTCGACGGTCCAGCGTCCACGCGGCCGACGGACGTGATCTACCCGCCCTGA
- a CDS encoding DEAD/DEAH box helicase, with translation MRVVEFGTGTQATFVPSDPPRDGVLALWGDGVAGDTAIELVLPVGKVFRRTKVDAALVPLSRAIPRLLTADGDLSPAIAAWSAVAEAGVNLIARGRLLPAASPGGVDSWRVGPLDVADEEMLRGLAAALPPEAHALPLSGLKRIRLHSPESLIRALWDATADVLVRTPAASVAAGGPAFASAEPTLVGPDGAAWLAELSARQAQGAHLVLRMEVHEPENPEEEPTFAAVLAVRSAVDPSLIVEAATLWDAPEAVLERMGEQVETQLLLGLRRGARAWAPLGRMLQSAAPTGLTLEYDEVVDLLTHGDAALGGAGIEVQWPKDLFAGELKAKASATQAPGSVTGPEFTLKSLLQFRWRLSLGDEDLTDAEVTALAEAKRPLVRLRGKWVKVDARLLAKVRAHRAKKLSGAEALAAALTGELELDGEKVEFTAPSALTGLLRRIRESAAEPIEQPADLKATLRPYQRAGLAWLATMTGLGLGACLADDMGLGKTIQLISLHLHRRPLGEGPTLVLCPTSLLGNWEREFARFAPDIPVRRFHGGGRHLDEVAPDEVVLATYGVLRRDRETLSEVDWGMIAADEAQHVKNPLSVTAKELRKIPAAAKVALTGTPMENRLTELWSIVDWTTPGLLGSLEGFRRKVARPIERDRDVAATERLATTVRPFLLRRKKTDPDIAPELPRKTETDRFVPLTAEQTTLYEAVVRENLAMIRELDGVARRGQVLKLLTELKQICNHPAQYLKEPGVLHGRSGKLAAFEELLDVVLDEGDSVLVFSQYVQLCRLLEKRLAERGLPTMLLSGSSTPQAREDMVARFQAGEVPVFLLSLKAGGVGLNLTKATHVIHYDRWWNPAVEDQATDRAYRIGQDRPVQVHRLIAEGTLEERIAKVLETKRGLADAVIGAGENWITELSDDELADLVRLGEP, from the coding sequence GTGCGGGTCGTGGAGTTCGGCACAGGAACCCAAGCCACCTTCGTCCCCTCGGATCCCCCGCGGGACGGTGTGCTGGCGCTCTGGGGAGACGGCGTAGCGGGTGACACCGCGATCGAACTCGTGCTGCCGGTGGGGAAGGTGTTCCGGCGCACGAAGGTCGACGCGGCACTCGTCCCGTTGTCACGGGCGATTCCGCGGCTGCTCACCGCGGACGGCGACCTGAGCCCGGCCATCGCCGCGTGGTCGGCCGTCGCCGAGGCCGGGGTGAACCTCATCGCCCGCGGCAGACTGCTGCCCGCGGCCTCACCCGGCGGGGTGGATTCGTGGCGGGTCGGGCCGCTGGACGTCGCCGACGAGGAGATGCTGCGCGGGCTCGCCGCCGCGCTGCCTCCCGAGGCGCACGCCCTGCCGTTGTCCGGCCTGAAGCGAATCCGGCTGCATTCGCCGGAGTCGTTGATCCGCGCGCTCTGGGACGCCACGGCGGACGTGCTGGTCCGCACACCCGCCGCGAGCGTCGCGGCGGGCGGGCCCGCGTTCGCCTCGGCCGAGCCGACGCTGGTCGGGCCGGACGGTGCGGCGTGGCTGGCGGAACTGAGCGCCCGGCAGGCCCAGGGCGCGCATCTCGTCCTGCGCATGGAGGTGCACGAGCCCGAGAACCCCGAGGAAGAGCCCACGTTCGCCGCCGTCCTCGCCGTGCGGAGCGCCGTCGATCCGAGCCTGATCGTCGAGGCGGCGACACTGTGGGACGCGCCCGAAGCGGTGCTGGAACGGATGGGCGAGCAGGTCGAGACGCAGTTGCTGCTCGGTCTCCGCCGGGGCGCCAGAGCTTGGGCGCCGCTCGGCCGCATGCTCCAGTCGGCCGCGCCGACCGGGCTCACGCTGGAGTACGACGAGGTCGTCGACCTGCTGACCCACGGGGACGCGGCGCTGGGTGGCGCCGGCATCGAGGTGCAGTGGCCGAAGGACCTCTTCGCGGGCGAGCTCAAGGCGAAGGCGAGCGCGACGCAAGCTCCGGGCAGTGTCACCGGGCCCGAGTTCACGCTCAAGAGCCTGCTGCAGTTCCGCTGGCGGCTGAGCCTCGGCGACGAAGACCTCACCGACGCCGAGGTCACCGCGCTCGCGGAGGCGAAGCGGCCGCTGGTGCGGCTGCGGGGCAAATGGGTCAAGGTCGACGCGCGCCTGCTCGCCAAGGTGCGCGCTCACCGCGCGAAGAAGCTGTCCGGGGCCGAGGCGCTGGCCGCGGCGCTCACCGGCGAATTGGAGCTGGACGGTGAAAAGGTCGAGTTCACCGCGCCGTCGGCGCTGACGGGGCTGCTCCGGCGAATCCGGGAAAGCGCCGCGGAACCGATCGAGCAACCCGCGGACCTGAAGGCCACCCTGCGGCCCTACCAGAGGGCGGGCCTGGCTTGGCTGGCGACGATGACCGGGCTCGGTCTCGGTGCCTGCCTCGCCGACGACATGGGGCTCGGCAAGACGATCCAGCTCATCTCCCTGCACCTGCATCGCCGTCCCCTAGGTGAGGGGCCCACGCTCGTCCTGTGCCCGACGTCGTTGCTGGGCAACTGGGAACGTGAATTCGCCCGGTTCGCGCCGGACATCCCGGTACGCCGGTTCCACGGTGGCGGACGGCATCTCGACGAAGTCGCGCCGGACGAGGTCGTGCTCGCCACGTACGGCGTCCTCCGGCGGGATCGCGAAACCCTGTCCGAAGTGGACTGGGGGATGATCGCCGCCGACGAGGCGCAGCACGTCAAGAATCCGCTTTCGGTCACCGCCAAGGAGCTGCGGAAGATCCCGGCCGCCGCGAAGGTCGCGCTGACCGGGACACCGATGGAGAACCGGCTCACCGAACTCTGGTCCATTGTGGACTGGACGACGCCGGGACTGCTTGGCTCGCTCGAAGGGTTCCGTCGCAAGGTCGCCCGGCCGATCGAGCGTGACCGTGACGTCGCCGCCACCGAACGCCTCGCCACGACCGTGCGCCCGTTCCTGTTGCGCCGTAAGAAGACCGACCCGGACATCGCCCCCGAACTGCCGCGCAAGACCGAGACCGACCGGTTCGTCCCGCTCACCGCCGAGCAGACGACGCTGTACGAGGCCGTGGTCCGCGAGAATCTCGCGATGATCCGCGAGCTGGACGGGGTGGCGCGGCGCGGGCAGGTGCTCAAACTGCTCACCGAGCTCAAGCAGATCTGCAACCACCCGGCGCAGTACCTCAAGGAACCCGGCGTGCTGCACGGCCGGTCCGGCAAGCTGGCCGCGTTCGAGGAACTGCTCGACGTCGTCCTCGACGAGGGCGACAGCGTGCTCGTGTTCAGCCAGTACGTCCAGCTGTGCCGCCTGCTGGAGAAACGCCTGGCCGAACGCGGGCTGCCGACGATGCTGCTGTCCGGTTCGAGCACGCCCCAGGCCCGGGAGGACATGGTCGCCCGGTTCCAGGCGGGCGAGGTGCCGGTGTTCCTGCTCTCCCTCAAGGCGGGCGGGGTCGGGCTCAACCTGACCAAGGCCACCCACGTGATCCACTACGACCGCTGGTGGAACCCGGCGGTGGAGGACCAGGCCACCGACCGCGCGTACCGGATCGGGCAGGACCGGCCGGTCCAGGTGCACCGGCTGATCGCCGAGGGCACGCTCGAGGAGCGCATCGCCAAGGTGCTGGAGACCAAACGCGGGCTGGCGGACGCGGTCATCGGCGCGGGCGAGAACTGGATCACCGAACTGTCCGACGACGAACTCGCCGACCTCGTCCGGCTCGGGGAGCCCTGA
- a CDS encoding acyl-CoA dehydrogenase family protein, producing MLIELTAAQHQLRSELRKYFAGLVSADERRAMLRERHGPVHREIVRRMGRDGWLGVGWPEQYGGRGFGEIEQHLFVDEAARADVQLPSVTLQTVGPTLQAYGTEEQKSLFLPKILAGEVHFAIGYTEPDAGTDLAALRTTAVREGDEYVVNGQKIFTTGGHDADYIWLAVRTAPHAPKALKHKGISILIMDTRDPGYSWTPIITCDGAHHVNATYYSDVRVPANMLVGKENEGWRLITTQLNHERVMLGPAGRIGGLHDRVREWAATRKAPDGTPLLQLPDVRAVLAETLATARVNELLNWQVAASSASGPVAVADASATKIFGSERIQRLARRLEEIVARHGDQADAETAELALWLDVVAKRNLVLTFGGGVNEIQRELIATAGLGLPRVPR from the coding sequence ATGCTGATCGAACTGACCGCGGCGCAACACCAACTGCGCTCCGAACTGCGAAAGTACTTCGCCGGGCTGGTGAGCGCCGACGAGCGGCGCGCGATGCTGCGGGAGCGGCACGGCCCGGTGCACCGCGAGATCGTCCGGCGGATGGGCCGCGACGGGTGGCTCGGCGTCGGCTGGCCGGAACAATACGGCGGCCGGGGTTTCGGCGAGATCGAGCAGCACCTCTTCGTCGACGAGGCCGCCCGCGCCGACGTCCAGCTGCCGTCGGTGACGTTGCAGACCGTCGGGCCGACGCTTCAGGCTTACGGCACCGAGGAACAGAAATCGCTGTTCCTGCCCAAGATTCTCGCCGGTGAAGTGCATTTCGCCATCGGCTACACCGAGCCCGACGCGGGAACGGACCTCGCGGCGCTGCGCACGACAGCGGTGCGCGAAGGGGACGAATACGTCGTCAACGGCCAGAAGATCTTCACCACCGGCGGGCACGACGCCGACTACATCTGGCTCGCTGTGCGGACCGCGCCCCACGCGCCGAAGGCGCTGAAACATAAGGGGATCTCGATCCTCATCATGGACACCCGCGATCCGGGCTATTCGTGGACGCCGATCATCACCTGCGACGGCGCGCACCACGTGAACGCCACCTACTACTCGGACGTCCGGGTGCCCGCGAACATGCTGGTGGGCAAGGAGAACGAGGGCTGGCGGCTGATCACCACCCAGCTGAACCACGAACGCGTCATGCTCGGCCCCGCCGGGCGGATCGGCGGTCTCCACGACCGCGTCCGCGAGTGGGCGGCGACCAGGAAGGCGCCGGACGGCACGCCGTTGCTCCAGCTGCCCGACGTCCGGGCCGTGCTCGCGGAAACCCTGGCGACCGCCCGGGTCAACGAACTGCTGAACTGGCAGGTCGCGGCGTCGTCGGCGAGCGGGCCGGTGGCGGTGGCCGACGCGTCGGCCACCAAGATCTTTGGCTCCGAACGCATCCAGCGGCTGGCCAGGAGACTGGAGGAGATCGTGGCGCGACACGGCGATCAAGCCGACGCCGAAACCGCGGAACTGGCGCTGTGGCTGGACGTGGTGGCCAAACGCAATCTGGTGCTGACCTTCGGTGGTGGCGTCAACGAGATCCAGCGCGAGCTGATCGCCACCGCCGGGCTCGGCTTGCCGAGGGTGCCGCGATGA
- a CDS encoding MaoC family dehydratase, with protein MKDCSVGTELPPLKIEATPTFVVSTALATRDFQDVHHDRDAAVQRGSKDIFLNILTDTGLVQRFVTDWAGPEAFVRSIKIRLGVPCYAYDTLTFTGRVTERDGDDVVIAVSGVDSLGEHVMGTVAITLGGE; from the coding sequence ATGAAGGACTGTTCGGTCGGCACCGAGCTGCCGCCGCTGAAGATCGAGGCCACCCCCACGTTCGTGGTGAGCACCGCGCTGGCGACGCGGGACTTCCAGGACGTCCACCACGACCGCGACGCCGCCGTCCAGCGCGGCTCGAAGGACATCTTCCTCAACATCCTCACCGACACCGGCCTGGTGCAACGGTTCGTCACCGACTGGGCGGGGCCGGAGGCGTTCGTGCGCTCGATCAAGATCCGGCTCGGCGTGCCCTGTTACGCCTACGACACCCTCACCTTCACCGGGCGGGTCACGGAACGGGACGGCGACGACGTGGTGATCGCCGTGTCCGGTGTGGACAGCCTTGGTGAGCATGTGATGGGCACCGTGGCGATCACGCTGGGAGGCGAGTGA
- a CDS encoding WS/DGAT/MGAT family O-acyltransferase, giving the protein MQRLSGLDASFLYLETPAQVLHICGLLTLDGSTMPGGYDFDRFKEKLAERVELIPAFRRKLHNPLWNLAHPVWVEDEDFDLEAHVHRIGVPAPGDRRELAELAAHIAGQRLDRAQPLWQLYVIEGLADGGIAVLLKMHHASVDGVGGASLISYLAGLDPDAPPPQIATDERANAGVPGRRALLGAGLTSFAKRPVELVKLLPDLLELVPKWLGKALQGKGMPVPFTAPRTSFNGTITAHRSVAYASLDLDDVKQVKDAFGVTVNDVVLAVVSGALRQFLRDRGELPEDPLVATVPVSVHGRTEREHGSNKVSAFFASLPTHLDDPAARLFMLAESNRLSKDHHHTIDADMLQDWAQFSAATMFGLAVRAYSALRLAERHPVVHNLVVSNVPGPPMPLYLLGCRITGLYPLGPVFHGAGLNVTVLSNAGRVDVGLLGARELTGDLWPLADHFPDALAELLKATS; this is encoded by the coding sequence ATGCAGAGATTGAGCGGTCTGGACGCGAGTTTCCTCTACCTGGAGACACCGGCCCAGGTGCTGCACATATGCGGGCTGCTCACCTTGGACGGTTCGACCATGCCCGGCGGCTACGATTTCGACCGCTTCAAGGAGAAACTGGCCGAACGGGTCGAGCTGATCCCGGCGTTCCGGCGCAAACTGCACAATCCACTCTGGAATCTCGCGCATCCGGTCTGGGTCGAGGACGAGGACTTCGACCTCGAAGCCCACGTTCACCGGATCGGCGTACCCGCCCCCGGCGACCGGCGGGAACTGGCCGAACTCGCCGCCCACATCGCGGGACAACGACTGGATCGCGCGCAGCCGCTCTGGCAGTTGTACGTGATCGAAGGCCTGGCCGACGGCGGGATCGCGGTCCTGCTGAAGATGCATCACGCCAGCGTCGACGGGGTCGGTGGTGCCAGCTTGATCAGCTACCTCGCCGGGCTCGACCCGGACGCCCCACCGCCGCAGATCGCGACGGACGAACGCGCCAACGCGGGTGTTCCCGGCAGGCGAGCGCTGCTCGGCGCGGGCCTGACCTCGTTCGCGAAACGGCCGGTCGAGTTGGTGAAGCTGCTGCCGGACCTGCTTGAACTCGTGCCGAAATGGCTGGGGAAAGCGTTGCAAGGCAAGGGAATGCCTGTTCCGTTCACCGCGCCGCGCACGTCGTTCAACGGGACGATCACCGCGCACCGCAGTGTCGCCTACGCCTCCCTCGACCTCGACGACGTCAAGCAGGTCAAGGACGCCTTCGGGGTGACCGTCAACGACGTCGTCCTCGCCGTGGTTTCCGGTGCGCTGCGGCAGTTCCTGCGCGACCGGGGCGAGCTGCCGGAGGATCCGCTGGTGGCGACCGTGCCGGTGTCGGTACACGGCCGGACCGAACGCGAGCACGGCAGCAACAAGGTCTCGGCGTTCTTCGCGTCGCTGCCGACTCATCTCGACGACCCCGCCGCGCGGCTGTTCATGCTCGCGGAATCCAACCGGCTGTCCAAGGACCATCACCACACCATCGACGCGGACATGCTCCAGGACTGGGCGCAGTTCTCGGCGGCGACCATGTTCGGCCTCGCGGTGCGCGCGTATTCCGCGCTGCGCCTGGCCGAACGGCATCCGGTGGTGCACAACCTGGTGGTCTCCAACGTGCCGGGGCCACCGATGCCGCTGTACCTGCTGGGCTGCCGGATCACCGGGCTCTACCCGCTCGGCCCGGTGTTCCACGGCGCCGGGCTCAACGTCACCGTGCTGTCCAACGCGGGCAGGGTCGATGTCGGCCTGCTCGGCGCCCGCGAACTCACCGGCGACCTGTGGCCGCTCGCCGACCACTTCCCCGACGCGCTCGCGGAACTGCTCAAAGCCACCTCCTAG
- a CDS encoding alpha/beta hydrolase — protein MHPSFVVRQALQLALTANALKPPRGARTAIPAFFAGWLTGELAPHLLALTAADAAAHVARHRGGSSKAGLALAAASAAGLGTLIAQSQRARDEIETALTEGIGKAYIDELEHPPSPTDLATPWGQLAMPFRMRDPDVRRTRNIAYAPGGKRFLLDVYAPREPVTGAPILLQVHGGAWVIGNKDQQGLPLMLHMAKRGWICIAINYPLSPAARWPAHIVAAKRALAWIRDNAESYGGDPSFVAVTGGSAGGHLAALLALTANDPALQPGFTEADTSVQACAPHYGVYDFAATSGRRSSQTRLKTLIARHVFEADRDPVKFLDDYIAASPLDRITEDAPPFFVIHGVHDSLVPVGEAREFVRRLRDKSQREVAYAEISGAQHAFDVFPSIRSAHVVRGVERFLEWSYRTWRRRSSGS, from the coding sequence ATGCACCCGAGTTTCGTCGTCCGTCAGGCACTCCAGCTCGCGCTCACCGCGAACGCGCTGAAGCCGCCGCGAGGTGCGCGTACCGCGATTCCGGCGTTCTTCGCGGGCTGGCTCACCGGTGAGCTCGCGCCGCATCTGCTCGCGCTCACCGCGGCTGACGCGGCGGCGCATGTCGCCCGGCACCGGGGCGGATCGAGCAAGGCCGGGCTCGCCCTCGCGGCGGCGTCCGCGGCCGGGCTCGGCACCCTGATCGCGCAGTCCCAGCGGGCCCGCGACGAGATCGAGACCGCGCTCACCGAAGGCATCGGCAAGGCCTACATCGACGAACTCGAGCACCCGCCGAGCCCGACCGACCTCGCGACGCCGTGGGGCCAGCTGGCCATGCCGTTCCGCATGCGCGACCCCGACGTCCGCCGCACCCGCAACATCGCCTACGCGCCCGGCGGGAAACGGTTCCTGCTCGACGTCTACGCCCCACGCGAGCCGGTCACCGGCGCGCCGATCCTGCTGCAGGTGCACGGTGGCGCCTGGGTGATCGGCAACAAGGACCAGCAGGGCCTGCCGCTGATGCTGCACATGGCCAAACGCGGCTGGATCTGCATCGCGATCAACTACCCGCTCTCCCCCGCGGCCCGCTGGCCCGCGCATATCGTCGCGGCGAAACGCGCGCTGGCCTGGATCCGGGACAACGCCGAGTCCTACGGCGGCGACCCGTCGTTCGTCGCCGTCACCGGCGGCTCCGCGGGCGGGCATCTGGCGGCGCTGCTGGCCCTGACCGCGAACGACCCGGCATTGCAGCCAGGCTTCACCGAAGCCGACACGAGCGTCCAGGCGTGCGCCCCGCATTACGGCGTCTACGACTTCGCCGCGACCAGCGGACGGCGCTCCAGCCAGACCCGGCTGAAGACGCTGATCGCCCGGCACGTCTTCGAGGCGGACCGGGATCCGGTGAAGTTCCTCGACGACTACATCGCGGCGTCACCGCTGGACCGGATCACCGAGGACGCGCCGCCGTTCTTCGTCATCCACGGCGTCCACGACTCGCTGGTGCCGGTGGGCGAGGCCCGCGAGTTCGTGCGGCGCCTGCGGGACAAGTCCCAGCGTGAGGTCGCCTACGCGGAGATCTCCGGCGCGCAGCACGCTTTCGACGTCTTCCCCTCGATCCGCAGCGCCCACGTCGTGCGCGGGGTGGAACGGTTCCTGGAATGGAGTTACCGCACCTGGCGGCGCCGGTCCAGCGGGTCGTGA
- a CDS encoding bifunctional MaoC family dehydratase N-terminal/OB-fold nucleic acid binding domain-containing protein: MSIQEAAERIAARGESAPRAARDAVNQAMVNNWVEAIGDRNPVYVDEEFAAKSVHKGLVAPPAMAQVWTMGGLHWTRASDDPLGAMMEVLDEAGFTSVVATNSEQNYFRYLRHGERVEATAKLESVVGPKRTALGEGWFVTTKTTWYVGDEAVADMVFRVLKFRPPGAEPAKAAAPVLRPVISKDTEFFWAGLRDGELRIQRWGETLRHPPGPMPPDGDLDTKPDYVVACGRGTVYSYVVHHHPKVPGKDLPFVVALVELEEGVRVMGELLDADPESVHIGLPVEAAFVKIDEELTLPAWRVAR, encoded by the coding sequence ATGAGCATCCAGGAAGCCGCCGAACGCATCGCCGCGCGCGGGGAATCCGCGCCGAGGGCCGCGCGCGACGCGGTCAACCAGGCGATGGTGAACAACTGGGTCGAAGCCATCGGTGACCGGAATCCGGTGTACGTGGACGAGGAGTTCGCCGCCAAGAGTGTCCACAAGGGACTCGTCGCGCCGCCCGCGATGGCGCAGGTGTGGACGATGGGCGGGCTGCACTGGACGAGGGCGTCGGACGACCCGCTCGGCGCGATGATGGAGGTGCTCGACGAGGCCGGGTTCACCTCGGTCGTCGCGACGAACTCCGAGCAGAACTACTTCCGCTACCTCCGGCACGGTGAGCGGGTCGAAGCGACCGCGAAACTGGAAAGTGTCGTCGGGCCGAAGCGCACAGCGCTGGGCGAAGGGTGGTTCGTGACGACGAAGACCACCTGGTACGTCGGCGACGAAGCCGTCGCGGACATGGTGTTCCGGGTGCTGAAGTTCCGCCCGCCGGGCGCCGAGCCCGCCAAGGCGGCCGCCCCGGTGCTGCGGCCGGTGATCAGCAAGGACACCGAGTTCTTCTGGGCGGGCCTGCGTGACGGCGAGCTGCGGATCCAGCGGTGGGGCGAGACCCTGCGGCATCCGCCCGGTCCGATGCCGCCGGACGGCGACCTCGACACGAAGCCGGACTACGTCGTCGCGTGCGGACGGGGGACGGTCTACAGCTACGTGGTGCACCACCATCCCAAGGTGCCCGGCAAGGACCTGCCGTTCGTGGTCGCGCTCGTCGAACTGGAGGAGGGTGTCCGGGTGATGGGCGAGCTGCTCGACGCCGATCCCGAATCCGTCCACATCGGACTCCCGGTGGAGGCGGCCTTCGTGAAGATCGACGAGGAACTGACGTTGCCCGCTTGGAGGGTCGCGCGATGA